In the Brachyhypopomus gauderio isolate BG-103 chromosome 4, BGAUD_0.2, whole genome shotgun sequence genome, one interval contains:
- the LOC143512346 gene encoding thioredoxin domain-containing protein 6 isoform X2 — MVVEELAKEKLVLEQGGERSVVKDDGLTKAEEEEEEDVEGHQNNEDVLVPADRPYTVAIIKPDVVAHGKTNEIILKIQDAGFEILAHEERTLSVSEAQEFYQHRAHEPYFEDLVRFMSGGPSHVLVISKPEGYDDVIQAWREFLGPVDIEEAKRERPESLRAQYGTETLFNALHGSSDTEQASRELAFFFPNFRPAGSDRRSGHTGPELEPVERTLALVRPDAARENREEILARIHEAGFTVAMQKEVMLTEEQVCHFYPHLQHESYFPALLASMTSGPVLALALAKQSAVQHWRDLLGPQDPTQAKQEQPACLRAQFAGERESVNQLHGSRSLEEAEQEINFFFPKEHTLAVIKPDTVEEHREEILGEIQARHFAITRLQETVLSRELAEEFYKEHRDKPFFSQLVDYMCRGPCMMLILTKENAVEEWRAMMGPSDPSKAREMAPGSLRARFAKDILENTVHGSSSEHHAQEKIHLIFGDISSESEIISAGEDESCPLEADESFAELRNLQTSRSPSFSDLRNQTEPSREEVGSSINLDPEATESQSVSPGLNMDSSEQQEAQEMDSVHNEDHQTPTSDLQDQISES; from the exons atggtggtggaggagttggCCAAAGAGAAACTAGTCCTGGAGCAGGGCGGGGAACGCAGCGTG GTGAAGGATGATGGATTGACCAAGgctgaagaagaagaggaagaggacgtTGAAGGCCATCAAAATAATGAAGATGTTCTTG TACCTGCTGACCGGCCTTACACAGTGGCAATTATTAAACCAGATGTTGTTGCCCATGGAAAGACTAATGAAATAATTTTGAAG ATACAGGATGCAGGCTTTGAGATTCTGGCCCATGAGGAACGGACTCTGAGTGTGTCGGAGGCTCAGGAGTTTTACCAGCACAGGGCACATGAG CCATACTTTGAAGACTTGGTTCGATTCATGTCCGGTGGCCCCTCCCATGTTCTGGTTATCTCTAAGCCCGAGGGTTATGATGATGTCATTCAGGCCTGGCGGGAGTTCCTGGGCCCAGTGGACATAGAGGAGGCCAAGAGGGAGCGTCCAGAAAG TCTGCGGGCCCAGTACGGGACGGAGACCCTCTTCAATGCGCTGCATGGCAGTAGTGACACCGAGCAGGCCAGCAGGGAGCTGGCTTTCTTCTTTCCCAACTTCAGGCCAGCGGGGTCGGACCGGCGCTCGGGCCACACCGGGCCGGAACTCGAGCCTGTGGAGAGGACATTGGCACTCGTTCGGCCTGACGCAGCCAGAGAGAACAGAG AGGAGATTCTAGCAAGGATCCACGAGGCAGGTTTTACAGTGGCCATGCAGAAGGAGGTGATGCTTACAGAGGAGCAGGTGTGTCACTTCTACCCGCATCTCCAGCATGAGTCGTACTTCCCTGCCCTCCTCGCCAGCATGACCAG TGGTCCAGTACTGGCTCTGGCCTTGGCTAAGCAGAGTGCTGTGCAGCACTGGAGGGATCTTCTGGGTCCCCAAGACCCCACACAAGCAAAACAGGAGCAGCCAGCCTG CCTGAGAGCTCAGTTTGCGGGAGAGCGTGAGAGTGTGAATCAGCTGCACGGAAGCAGGAgtctggaggaggcggagcaggaAATCAACTTCTTCTTCCCTAAAGAACACACGCTAGCCGTCATCAAACCCGACACTGTGGAGGAACACAGAG AGGAGATCCTGGGGGAGATCCAAGCAAGGCACTTTGCCATCACTCGACTGCAGGAGACGGTCTTGTCCAGGGAGCTGGCGGAGGAGTTCTACAAGGAACACAGGGATAAGCCTTTCTTCAGTCAGTTAGTGGACTATATGTGCCG TGGTCCATGCATGATGCTGATTCTGACTAAAGAAAATGCTGTTGAGGAGTGGAGGGCCATGATGGGTCCCAGTGACCCCAGTAAGGCGAGAGAGATGGCCCCGGGGTCCCTGAGAGCCCGCTTTGCTAAAGACATCCTGGAGAACACCGTCCATGGCTCTTCCAGTGAACACCATGCACAGGAGAAGATACACTTGATTTTTGGAGACATCAGCTCAGAGAGTGAGATCATCAGCGCAGGGGAAGACGAGTCTTGTCCTTTAG AAGCAGATGAGAGCTTTGCAGAGCTGAGGAACCTCCAGACATCGAGATCACCTTCATTTAGTGATCTAAGGAACCAGACAGAGCCAAGTAGAGAAG AAGTAGGAAGCTCTATCAATTTGGACCCTGAAGCAACAGAGAGCCAGTCAGTGTCTCCTGGTCTAAACATGGACTCATCAGAACAGCAGGAAGCACAAGAGATGGACAGTGTTCATAATGAag ATCACCAGACACCCACATCAGACCTTCAAGACCAAATTTCAGAGTCTTGA
- the LOC143512344 gene encoding death-associated protein-like 1 homolog has product MVQLSKTGAKDPVSLKAGHPPAVKAGRKRVVKKSGEDNVPEKEGRRPDKPRSLTTSSRMQQIGILWAGPLDKLSHDFPETPVSVRHGKVRPSMEKPHIQRSFFIQQPRKC; this is encoded by the exons ATGGTGCAGCTGTCTAAAACTGGTGCAAAAGACCCTGTGTCGCTGAAGGCTGGTCACCCTCCTGCAG TGAAGGCTGGAAGAAAGCGAGTGGTTAAGAAAAGTGGTGAGGATAATGTACCGGAGAAAGAGGGCAGGAGACCAGACAAACCCAG gtcTCTGACCACCTCTTCACGCATGCAGCAAATTGGGATTCTTTGGGCAGGCCCACTGGACAAG TTGAGTCATGATTTTCCGGAGACTCCGGTTTCAGTGAGGCACGGGAAGGTCAGGCCTAGCATGGAGAAACCCCACATCCAGCGTTCCTTCTTCATCCAGCAGCCCCGCAAGTGTTGA
- the LOC143512341 gene encoding protein FAM171B-like, translating into MENSRSSRKKSCRLMLRSHGDVSLFPFSFAMSKLSEILFILLILTLLIFSKNGVKSTDVVHKRVTAGHNVHEFVRTSVVAPDDTLNQVVYHQHPQRDGGLFVKAETAFTLRVQVKDAMSHQPLSAATVDTFANHSLISSAVTSSDGSALLRIPYIQGRALTIVARQDGFIHSSLPWRTVEMPLFSSVTLSLFSQNQGNIWLFEDSVLITGKISDAVPQPNVQFPRTLLSFPTSNISSLTAYLTGPQLPADKHSSSYTTGIVLGKTGYRSIELKPLAAVMVQLLYDGADVQVKGPIRITLPLHESSQSQPPDAVPAWSFDSNTGAWVNRGLGMVRTEQRGLVWVYIAPHLGYWLAAAFPSDSGYMGHENTLDFISYHEASLMAVLGGTLVVAVGLLAVVVCYCRSDRERIGLTIRAVGKRDETTCTNNRDSSLRDAEPHGEISPSAAYPSTRQRRHSDIELECSACVGDIQHPPLQIYEDISGLAPESSKHSHLHVFVNRKKIAMPVSMKEDMLLPERLIVYNQPVAILQMLERSSPSEHTSGVRSAPLTRKAIQDHTIEKPASNNSFIQTLPKSSLLSDSQQWAIRETPYGDPGLSSNPGAWSCFNSLSESVSVPETLNEAVGMVPVCDTHQRSSEQTLLQLSKSKPFPNPRAWFVSLEGTPAAQVRHSVVDLRGSPLPPDSHDASIDSGVDLNERRSGRKPGPVHSARAARGTIRARCAEDADLSSSESAATAACSTEDLSLRSVLHSSSGTIPNLPEERHEADPHECAPSPRVQRLRKPKEGRAEKQRSTWHTKEDRPRMKLH; encoded by the exons ATGGAGAATTCAAGGAGTTCAAGGAAGAAATCTTGTCGGTTAATGTTACGTTCTCATGGTGATGTCTCCCTTTTCCCGTTTTCTTTCGCCATGTCCAAATTATCCGAGATCTTGTTTATATTACTAATATTAACTTTATTAATATTCAGTAAGAATGGGGTGAAGAGTACAGACGTCGTCCATAAACGTGTCACCGCGGGACACAATGTTCACGAGTTCGTTCGTACAAGCGTTGTTGCTCCAGATGACACATTAAACCAGGTGGTATACCATCAGCATCCACAGAGGGACGGAGGGTTGTTCGTCAAGGCAG AGACGGCATTCACCCTCAGGGTCCAGGTGAAAGATGCGATGAGCCATCAGCCCCTGAGCGCAGCGACCGTGGACACGTTCGCCAACCACTCGCTCATCAGCTCTGCCGTAACCAGCAGCGACGGATCTGCCCTGCTACGCATCCCATACATACAGGGCAGGGCTCTCACCATAGTGGCACGCCAGGATGGGTTCATCCACTCATCACTGCCTTGGAGAACTGTGGAGATGCCCC tattttcctcTGTGACTCTGTCACTTTTCTCACAAAACCAAGGAAACATATGGCTATTTGAAGATTCTGTCCTCATAACAGGAAAAATCTCTG ATGCTGTGCCTCAGCCAAATGTGCAGTTCCCAAGGACCCTGCTGTCATTTCCGACCAGCAACATATCCTCCCTAACAGCCTACCTGACTGGACCTCAGCTTCCTGCTGATAAACACTCTTCCTCCTACACCACGGGCATCGTCCTCGGCAAGACTG GGTACAGGAGTATTGAGCTAAAGCCACTTGCAGCAGTTATGGTGCAGTTGCTGTATGACGGAGCAGATGTCCAGGTGAAGGGACCAATCCGGATCACTCTACCCCTTCATGaaagcagccaatcacagcctCCGGACGCTGTTCCAGCCTGGTCCTTtgacagtaacactg GCGCATGGGTGAACCGTGGTCTTGGGATGGTGCGGACGGAGCAGCGTGGTTTGGTGTGGGTGTACATCGCGCCCCACCTGGGTTACTGGCTGGCTGCGGCGTTCCCCTCAGACTCTG gcTACATGGGGCATGAAAACACTCTGGACTTCATTTCGTACCATGAGGCCTCTCTTATGGCAGTACTAGGTGGGACGTTAGTGGTTGCTGTCGGTTTGCTTGCTGTGGTTGTATGCTACTGTAG GTCTGACAGAGAGCGCATCGGCCTCACAATAAGAGCAGTTGGAAAGAGAGATGAGACTACCTGCACAAACAACAGGGACTCTTCCCTCAGAGACGCAGAACCACATGGAGAGATTTCTCCCTCAGCTGCATATCCAAGCACACGTCAAAGGCGTCACTCCGACATCGAACTGGAGTGCAGTGCCTGTGTGGGGGACATTCAACACCCACCTCTACAAATCTATGAAGACATTAGTGGGTTGGCTCCAGAATCTTCCAAGCACTCACATCTTCATGTGTTTGTCAACAGGAAGAAAATAGCAATGCCTGTGTCTATGAAAGAAGACATGTTACTTCCAGAGAGATTAATTGTTTATAACCAGCCTGTGGCAATACTTCAAATGCTAGAGCGTTCCAGTCCATCAGAGCACACGTCAGGTGTCCGGTCTGCCCCGCTAACCCGGAAAGCTATTCAGGATCATACCATAGAAAAGCCAGCTAGCAATAACAGTTTTATACAGACTTTACCAAAATCTTCACTGCTCTCTGACAGCCAGCAATGGGCCATTAGGGAGACTCCATATGGGGACCCTGGATTATCCAGCAATCCAGGGGCCTGGAGTTGCTTTAACAGTCTGTCTGAGTCTGTATCTGTACCAGAGACCCTCAATGAAGCTGTGGGCATGGTCCCCGTATGTGACACTCACCAGAGGAGCTCGGAGCAGACCCTGCTCCAGCTGTCCAAAAGCAAGCCGTTCCCCAACCCACGGGCCTGGTTCGTGTCCTTAGAGGGCACTCCCGCGGCCCAGGTGCGTCACTCCGTGGTGGACCTCCGCGGgagccccctcccccccgacaGCCACGACGCCAGCATCGACTCCGGCGTCGACCTGAACGAGCGGCGGTCCGGCCGGAAACCGGGACCGGTCCACTCTGCGCGTGCTGCGCGGGGCACGATCCGGGCGCGTTGCGCGGAGGACGCGGACCTGAGCAGCAGCGAGAGCGCGGCGACTGCGGCCTGCAGCACGGAGGATCTCTCCCTCCGCAGCGTCCTCCACAGCAGCAGCGGGACCATCCCCAACCTCCCCGAGGAGAGGCACGAAGCGGACCCACACGAGTGTGCGCCCAGCCCTCGAGTACAGAGACTCCGAAAACCAAAGGAGGGCAGAGCGGAGAAGCAGCGAAGCACGTGGCACACGAAGGAGGACAGGCCACGTATGAAGCTGCACTAA
- the LOC143512346 gene encoding thioredoxin domain-containing protein 6 isoform X1 — MAGKKKEVSLQVSVNNDEQWGEMLATNGLTVVDVYQRWCGPCRAVVSLFRKIKNELGDDLLHFAIAEADSIEALEKYRGKCEPTFLFCAGGELVAVLRGANAPVLQRMVVEELAKEKLVLEQGGERSVVKDDGLTKAEEEEEEDVEGHQNNEDVLVPADRPYTVAIIKPDVVAHGKTNEIILKIQDAGFEILAHEERTLSVSEAQEFYQHRAHEPYFEDLVRFMSGGPSHVLVISKPEGYDDVIQAWREFLGPVDIEEAKRERPESLRAQYGTETLFNALHGSSDTEQASRELAFFFPNFRPAGSDRRSGHTGPELEPVERTLALVRPDAARENREEILARIHEAGFTVAMQKEVMLTEEQVCHFYPHLQHESYFPALLASMTSGPVLALALAKQSAVQHWRDLLGPQDPTQAKQEQPACLRAQFAGERESVNQLHGSRSLEEAEQEINFFFPKEHTLAVIKPDTVEEHREEILGEIQARHFAITRLQETVLSRELAEEFYKEHRDKPFFSQLVDYMCRGPCMMLILTKENAVEEWRAMMGPSDPSKAREMAPGSLRARFAKDILENTVHGSSSEHHAQEKIHLIFGDISSESEIISAGEDESCPLEADESFAELRNLQTSRSPSFSDLRNQTEPSREEVGSSINLDPEATESQSVSPGLNMDSSEQQEAQEMDSVHNEDHQTPTSDLQDQISES; from the exons ATGGCCGGGAAGAAGAAAGAAGTTAGTTTACAG GTGTCTGTCAATAATGACGAGCAATGGGGGGAAATGCTGGCGACGAATGGGTTAACAG TGGTGGACGTGTATCAGCGGTGGTGTGGACCCTGTCGAGCTGTCGTCAGCCTGTTCAGAAAAATTAAAAACGAGCTAGGAGATGACCTCTTACACTTCGCTATA GCAGAGGCTGACAGCATtgaagcactggagaaatacaGAGGAAAGTGCGAGCCCACCTTCCTGTTTTGTGCT GGCGGGGAGCTGGTGGCTGTTCTGCGGGGAGCTAACGCTCCTGTACTGCAGAgaatggtggtggaggagttggCCAAAGAGAAACTAGTCCTGGAGCAGGGCGGGGAACGCAGCGTG GTGAAGGATGATGGATTGACCAAGgctgaagaagaagaggaagaggacgtTGAAGGCCATCAAAATAATGAAGATGTTCTTG TACCTGCTGACCGGCCTTACACAGTGGCAATTATTAAACCAGATGTTGTTGCCCATGGAAAGACTAATGAAATAATTTTGAAG ATACAGGATGCAGGCTTTGAGATTCTGGCCCATGAGGAACGGACTCTGAGTGTGTCGGAGGCTCAGGAGTTTTACCAGCACAGGGCACATGAG CCATACTTTGAAGACTTGGTTCGATTCATGTCCGGTGGCCCCTCCCATGTTCTGGTTATCTCTAAGCCCGAGGGTTATGATGATGTCATTCAGGCCTGGCGGGAGTTCCTGGGCCCAGTGGACATAGAGGAGGCCAAGAGGGAGCGTCCAGAAAG TCTGCGGGCCCAGTACGGGACGGAGACCCTCTTCAATGCGCTGCATGGCAGTAGTGACACCGAGCAGGCCAGCAGGGAGCTGGCTTTCTTCTTTCCCAACTTCAGGCCAGCGGGGTCGGACCGGCGCTCGGGCCACACCGGGCCGGAACTCGAGCCTGTGGAGAGGACATTGGCACTCGTTCGGCCTGACGCAGCCAGAGAGAACAGAG AGGAGATTCTAGCAAGGATCCACGAGGCAGGTTTTACAGTGGCCATGCAGAAGGAGGTGATGCTTACAGAGGAGCAGGTGTGTCACTTCTACCCGCATCTCCAGCATGAGTCGTACTTCCCTGCCCTCCTCGCCAGCATGACCAG TGGTCCAGTACTGGCTCTGGCCTTGGCTAAGCAGAGTGCTGTGCAGCACTGGAGGGATCTTCTGGGTCCCCAAGACCCCACACAAGCAAAACAGGAGCAGCCAGCCTG CCTGAGAGCTCAGTTTGCGGGAGAGCGTGAGAGTGTGAATCAGCTGCACGGAAGCAGGAgtctggaggaggcggagcaggaAATCAACTTCTTCTTCCCTAAAGAACACACGCTAGCCGTCATCAAACCCGACACTGTGGAGGAACACAGAG AGGAGATCCTGGGGGAGATCCAAGCAAGGCACTTTGCCATCACTCGACTGCAGGAGACGGTCTTGTCCAGGGAGCTGGCGGAGGAGTTCTACAAGGAACACAGGGATAAGCCTTTCTTCAGTCAGTTAGTGGACTATATGTGCCG TGGTCCATGCATGATGCTGATTCTGACTAAAGAAAATGCTGTTGAGGAGTGGAGGGCCATGATGGGTCCCAGTGACCCCAGTAAGGCGAGAGAGATGGCCCCGGGGTCCCTGAGAGCCCGCTTTGCTAAAGACATCCTGGAGAACACCGTCCATGGCTCTTCCAGTGAACACCATGCACAGGAGAAGATACACTTGATTTTTGGAGACATCAGCTCAGAGAGTGAGATCATCAGCGCAGGGGAAGACGAGTCTTGTCCTTTAG AAGCAGATGAGAGCTTTGCAGAGCTGAGGAACCTCCAGACATCGAGATCACCTTCATTTAGTGATCTAAGGAACCAGACAGAGCCAAGTAGAGAAG AAGTAGGAAGCTCTATCAATTTGGACCCTGAAGCAACAGAGAGCCAGTCAGTGTCTCCTGGTCTAAACATGGACTCATCAGAACAGCAGGAAGCACAAGAGATGGACAGTGTTCATAATGAag ATCACCAGACACCCACATCAGACCTTCAAGACCAAATTTCAGAGTCTTGA